Proteins co-encoded in one candidate division KSB1 bacterium genomic window:
- a CDS encoding 4Fe-4S binding protein: MQRRFAGKLLYDPSLCDYCGTCVGVCPHDAIELEESEFSVIEERCTRCLACVFVCPVRAMEAVDEEQL; the protein is encoded by the coding sequence ATGCAGCGGCGTTTTGCGGGAAAATTGCTTTACGATCCCTCTTTGTGCGACTATTGCGGCACCTGCGTGGGCGTCTGTCCGCATGATGCCATTGAGTTGGAAGAGAGCGAATTCTCAGTAATCGAAGAGCGATGCACGCGTTGTCTGGCCTGCGTCTTTGTCTGTCCTGTGCGCGCCATGGAGGCTGTTGATGAAGAACAGTTATGA
- a CDS encoding NAD(P)/FAD-dependent oxidoreductase: MKNSYDVIVVGAGPAGSAAARHAALGGASVLLLEKDRDIGVPVRCAEGVTEAGLKNVLEEIDPRWIMHRVNKVMFHSPSGIEVELDFNQTGYILNRKLFDYDLAQRAVAAGADVLTKAYVFDLLRDGSRIAGVKFKSLGRTFTVSAKVVIGADGVESRVGRWAGLKTRTKLCDMETCAQYLAGNIDASEDHLHLYFSNRTAPQGYLWIFPKGNGVANIGLGISGEAAREKPPIAYLQEFMAEHFPQASVLSTVIGGVPCDQTLEQIVADGLMLVGDAAHQVNPITGGGIVSALLAGKIAGQVAAKAVALGSVGAKVLQEYPRQWSKSEGKNHAIFYKLKSYIYKLSDEELDDIARAALGVPLPKRSMLTLFRAALVKRPSLILDAVKVFT; this comes from the coding sequence ATGAAGAACAGTTATGACGTCATCGTCGTCGGCGCCGGTCCGGCCGGCTCCGCCGCCGCCCGCCATGCTGCTCTTGGGGGTGCGTCGGTACTTTTGTTGGAGAAGGATCGTGATATCGGTGTACCCGTGCGCTGCGCAGAGGGCGTTACCGAAGCGGGTTTAAAGAACGTTCTGGAAGAAATCGATCCGCGCTGGATTATGCATCGCGTGAACAAGGTCATGTTCCACTCGCCGTCCGGTATAGAGGTGGAGCTCGATTTCAATCAGACGGGGTACATCCTAAACCGCAAACTTTTCGACTATGACTTGGCTCAGCGGGCTGTTGCAGCCGGCGCCGATGTCCTGACAAAGGCTTATGTTTTCGATCTGCTGCGCGACGGATCCCGTATTGCCGGCGTCAAGTTCAAGAGCTTGGGCCGTACCTTTACCGTCTCGGCCAAAGTGGTCATCGGCGCCGACGGCGTTGAATCGCGCGTGGGACGATGGGCGGGACTCAAAACCCGCACCAAGCTGTGCGACATGGAGACTTGCGCGCAGTATTTAGCCGGAAACATCGACGCCTCCGAAGATCATTTGCACCTTTATTTTTCCAATCGAACGGCGCCGCAGGGTTATCTGTGGATTTTTCCCAAGGGCAACGGCGTGGCCAACATCGGCCTCGGAATTTCCGGCGAGGCGGCAAGGGAAAAGCCGCCGATCGCCTATCTGCAGGAATTCATGGCGGAACACTTTCCGCAGGCCTCCGTATTGAGCACGGTGATCGGCGGTGTTCCGTGCGATCAAACGCTCGAGCAGATCGTTGCCGACGGCCTCATGCTGGTCGGCGATGCGGCTCACCAGGTCAATCCGATCACCGGAGGCGGAATCGTCTCGGCGCTCTTGGCGGGCAAGATCGCAGGTCAAGTGGCGGCCAAAGCTGTTGCTTTGGGCAGTGTCGGCGCCAAAGTCCTGCAGGAATATCCGCGGCAATGGTCCAAGTCGGAAGGAAAAAATCATGCGATATTTTACAAATTAAAAAGCTATATTTACAAGCTGAGCGACGAAGAACTGGACGATATCGCCCGCGCCGCATTGGGGGTCCCGCTCCCAAAGCGCAGCATGCTGACGCTCTTTCGTGCCGCCCTGGTCAAAAGGCCGTCGCTGATTCTGGATGCGGTCAAAGTGTTTACCTGA
- the purF gene encoding amidophosphoribosyltransferase, giving the protein MKTEQRLDKPESNCGTVAVFNHSEAAHLVYLGLYALQHRGQESAGIVSSDGSRIYKHVDRGLVADVFADQNLLRSLKGHIAVGHNRYSTTGSTTVSNAQPLLANTKIGPLAVSHNGNFTNSGLLRRELEENGSIFQTTSDTEVLIHLIARSKAPTVAEKIAESLNRIRGAYSITLMLQDRIFAMRDPDGVRPLCLGTLNGAFIVVSETCALDLISAEYVRDIQPGELLEISAEGLISRRFAEPTSGHRCIFEFIYFSRPDSRIFNENVDKVRRKLGKNLALESPADADIVISVPDSSNTAAVGYSRRSGIKFEIGLIRNHYIGRTFISPQQPMRDFGVKVKFNAVKGVLKGRRVVVVEDSIVRGTTLRQLVRLIRQAGAAEVHVRVSSPPIIAPCFYGMDFPSREELIANQKTVEQIRDYLGCDTLCYLSHKGLLDSVPMEDGGYCTACFTGDYPIPVEENIGKYQHE; this is encoded by the coding sequence ATGAAAACAGAACAAAGGTTAGATAAACCAGAGTCCAATTGCGGAACTGTCGCGGTCTTTAATCACTCGGAAGCTGCGCATTTGGTTTACTTAGGACTTTATGCCCTTCAGCACCGCGGCCAGGAGAGCGCGGGAATCGTCAGTTCCGACGGCAGCCGCATTTACAAGCACGTCGATCGCGGCCTGGTTGCCGACGTCTTTGCCGATCAGAACCTACTGCGCTCACTCAAAGGGCACATCGCCGTCGGCCACAACCGCTACTCTACGACCGGCAGCACGACAGTGAGCAACGCACAGCCCTTGCTCGCCAACACCAAGATTGGACCTCTGGCCGTCAGTCACAACGGCAATTTCACCAATTCGGGCCTTCTGCGGCGTGAGTTGGAAGAGAACGGCTCGATCTTCCAGACCACTTCGGATACCGAAGTGCTTATCCATTTGATCGCCCGCTCAAAAGCGCCGACCGTAGCGGAAAAGATTGCCGAGTCGCTTAACCGAATTCGCGGCGCCTATTCGATTACGCTCATGCTGCAGGACCGTATCTTTGCCATGCGCGACCCGGACGGCGTGCGGCCGCTCTGCCTCGGGACCCTGAACGGCGCGTTTATCGTCGTCTCCGAAACCTGTGCGCTCGATTTGATCAGCGCCGAATATGTGCGCGACATACAGCCGGGAGAACTGCTCGAAATCTCCGCCGAAGGCTTGATCAGCCGTCGGTTCGCCGAACCCACCTCCGGGCACCGCTGCATCTTTGAGTTCATCTATTTTTCCCGTCCCGACAGCCGCATCTTTAACGAGAACGTCGATAAAGTGCGGCGGAAACTGGGCAAGAACCTGGCGCTAGAGAGTCCCGCCGATGCCGACATTGTCATTTCGGTGCCGGACTCGAGCAACACCGCCGCGGTCGGTTACTCGCGCCGCTCGGGCATCAAGTTCGAGATCGGCCTAATCCGCAATCACTATATCGGCCGCACCTTTATCAGCCCGCAGCAGCCGATGCGCGATTTCGGGGTCAAGGTGAAATTTAACGCCGTCAAGGGTGTGCTGAAGGGTCGGCGGGTGGTCGTTGTCGAAGATTCGATCGTGCGCGGCACCACGCTGCGCCAGCTCGTCAGACTGATTCGCCAAGCCGGAGCCGCCGAGGTACACGTACGCGTCAGCTCCCCGCCCATCATTGCTCCCTGCTTTTACGGTATGGATTTCCCCAGTCGTGAAGAACTTATTGCCAATCAAAAAACTGTCGAGCAGATCCGTGACTATCTCGGCTGTGATACGCTTTGCTATCTTTCGCACAAAGGCCTGCTCGACTCCGTCCCCATGGAAGATGGCGGTTATTGCACCGCTTGCTTTACCGGCGACTATCCGATCCCGGTCGAAGAAAACATCGGCAAATACCAGCATGAATAG
- a CDS encoding UbiA family prenyltransferase has protein sequence MNRLPDYFFLTRPILFFPGWATLLAGFAAAFWPKQLVPFFPPPAFSPLYWHPRLALAMLSFAAAMGGCFILNQLQDIHSDRENNKLFLIGEGVVSLQAARIEAGLLLLLSFLTAARIGREFLFCTVIFILITGALYNYRPFSLKNRPLGGLTANILMGWLAFALGRLLIVPFDIELFVASLPYVFFNTALYFLTTLPDYDGDLAAGKITFPVRYGKSFTILISAACWAIGLTLAVYLQNYTMTTVSAVTGFFMVRLLSKRTVEVAVVTLKAGIAALALTMCLFFPAFLLLLIVLFFSTRYYYRKRFNFDYPNFRGR, from the coding sequence ATGAATAGACTGCCTGATTACTTTTTCCTCACCCGCCCAATTTTGTTCTTCCCCGGCTGGGCCACCTTACTGGCAGGTTTTGCCGCGGCATTTTGGCCTAAACAACTTGTTCCTTTTTTTCCCCCGCCTGCGTTCTCACCCTTGTATTGGCATCCCCGTCTGGCTTTGGCCATGTTGAGCTTTGCTGCGGCAATGGGCGGATGTTTTATTCTCAATCAATTGCAGGATATACATTCAGATCGAGAGAACAACAAGCTGTTTCTTATTGGGGAAGGTGTGGTTTCGCTGCAGGCGGCACGGATCGAGGCGGGATTACTTCTTCTGCTTTCCTTCCTTACCGCAGCCCGAATAGGCAGAGAATTCCTTTTTTGCACGGTGATTTTTATTTTGATCACCGGCGCGCTTTATAATTACCGTCCATTTAGCCTGAAAAACCGTCCCCTTGGAGGATTGACGGCCAATATCCTGATGGGATGGCTGGCGTTTGCTTTGGGCCGCCTGCTCATTGTGCCTTTCGATATCGAGTTGTTCGTTGCCTCTTTGCCTTATGTCTTTTTCAATACCGCGCTTTATTTTTTGACCACCCTGCCGGACTATGACGGCGACCTTGCCGCCGGCAAAATCACTTTTCCTGTGCGTTACGGCAAAAGCTTTACTATCTTGATCAGCGCCGCCTGTTGGGCGATCGGATTGACACTTGCCGTTTATCTGCAGAATTATACCATGACAACCGTATCGGCCGTAACCGGTTTTTTTATGGTTAGGCTGCTCTCTAAAAGAACCGTTGAAGTTGCCGTCGTGACCCTTAAAGCCGGCATTGCCGCTCTCGCCTTGACGATGTGCTTGTTCTTTCCCGCATTTTTGCTTTTATTGATCGTGCTCTTTTTCTCTACACGCTATTATTATCGAAAACGGTTCAACTTTGATTATCCTAATTTTCGAGGTCGATAA